In one Dreissena polymorpha isolate Duluth1 chromosome 7, UMN_Dpol_1.0, whole genome shotgun sequence genomic region, the following are encoded:
- the LOC127838587 gene encoding complement factor H-like: protein MWGQIIIALVCASEILAHDCVIPSSSQFSRASYRRYHGRTASGKTIYDAGERLIVGTWIRVVCNKDRQGDAVLKVSNHLCSAGNWSPALPVCQEYARCGAPHRVENATASERITPYITFPHQTVVHYKCNAGFDKRGTIAYVKCVDGEWTSADVICVDRTTITSEKKENTEITTQNNVRIPITTARTIPLCIEPDISHGKLVKNVTSGYYDVICDVGFKVISPKSIRCLRGVWSEPIPQCDILRCPQLSANFTLYQSRRYSTRTGSGYAQPVGRALNSGLPHGAAVKINCGDDAYPTLGVERAWCHEGRWLPREPICKKYCARPASVNLNDANTQLLPVPKLVMDGVSVTQTCADGNTRMNYCADGSWLHGFLPCL from the exons ACTGTGTGATCCCATCGAGTTCGCAGTTTAGCAGGGCTTCTTATCGGCGGTATCACGGGCGGACTGCTTCCGGAAAGACTATCTACGACGCCGGAGAGCGGCTTATTGTCGGCACGTGGATCCGGGTGGTATGTAACAAGGACCGTCAAGGGGATGCTGTTTTAAAAGTCAGCAATCATTTGTGCAGCGCCGGAAATTGGAGCCCAGCACTTCCGGTTTGCCAAG AGTATGCACGTTGCGGAGCACCCCATAGGGTTGAGAATGCGACAGCGTCCGAAAGAATCACGCCCTACATAACCTTTCCCCACCAGACTGTTGTACATTACAAATGTAATGCAGGCTTCGATAAGCGTGGAACGATAGCGTACGTGAAGTGCGTTGACGGCGAATGGACGTCAGCCGACGTCATTTGCGTTGATAGGACAACGATAACGTCGGAGAAAAAAGAGAATACAGAAATAACTACTCAAAATA ATGTTCGCATCCCAATAACTACCGCCAGGACGATACCATTGTGTATAGAACCAGACATCTCACACGGCAAGCTCGTGAAGAACGTCACTTCCGGTTACTATGACGTCATATGTGACGTAGGCTTTAAAGTAATATCACCGAAAAGTATCAGATGCTTGAGAGGAGTTTGGAGCGAGCCGATACCGCAGTGTGATATAC TGCGCTGCCCACAGTTGAGTGCCAATTTCACACTATATCAATCACGTCGATATTCAACCAGAACAGGGTCCGGTTATGCACAGCCCGTCGGTCGGGCATTGAACTCTGGACTCCCCCATGGTGCGGCGGTGAAGATAAATTGCGGTGACGACGCATACCCAACACTCGGAGTTGAAAGGGCATGGTGTCACGAGGGCCGTTGGTTGCCAAGGGAACCTATCTGCAAAA AGTATTGCGCCCGGCCGGCGTCTGTGAATCTCAATGATGCAAATACACAACTACTTCCGGTTCCGAAACTCGTGATGGACGGTGTCAGTGTAACACAGACTTGCGCGGACGGAAATACCCGGATGAACTATTGCGCCGACGGAAGTTGGCTCCATGGTTTCCTACCATGTCTGTAA